In the Streptomyces formicae genome, one interval contains:
- a CDS encoding asparaginase, producing MAKTVSVFTLGGTISARGGGSSPRLTGAQLLADTAGAAPSDIEVEVHDVRKLPSSSLAFEDVADLAEHVDAARAAGHGVVVVQGTDTLEETAFLLDLACAPGTPVVVTGAMRRPDLPGADGPANLAAALAVAADPGCAGLGVLTVIADEIHAARHVRKTHTTSVATFASPGAGPLGAVVEGRPRVLLRPARPTVTRPLPLRGSARVALVTLSLGDRGELLDAVDERFGGLVVAAFGAGHVPTWLVEPLTALAARMPVVLASRTGAGPLLAHTYRGPGSEYDMLGRGLVSAGTLDAPKARLLLYALLADGADRAQVADAFAALA from the coding sequence ATGGCGAAGACCGTTTCTGTGTTCACCCTCGGCGGCACCATCTCCGCGCGCGGGGGCGGCAGTTCACCCCGGCTGACCGGGGCGCAGCTCCTCGCCGACACGGCGGGCGCGGCGCCCTCGGACATCGAGGTGGAGGTCCACGACGTACGGAAGCTGCCCAGCTCGTCGCTGGCCTTCGAGGACGTCGCCGACCTCGCGGAACACGTCGACGCGGCGCGCGCGGCGGGGCACGGCGTCGTCGTGGTGCAGGGCACCGACACCCTGGAGGAGACCGCCTTCCTCCTCGACCTGGCCTGTGCGCCCGGCACTCCGGTGGTCGTGACCGGGGCCATGCGCCGCCCCGACCTGCCCGGCGCCGACGGGCCCGCCAACCTCGCCGCCGCCCTCGCGGTCGCCGCGGACCCCGGCTGCGCGGGACTCGGCGTCCTCACGGTCATCGCCGACGAGATCCACGCGGCACGCCACGTCCGCAAGACGCACACCACGTCCGTGGCGACCTTCGCGTCACCGGGCGCGGGCCCCCTCGGCGCGGTCGTCGAGGGCAGGCCGCGCGTCCTGCTGCGCCCCGCGCGGCCCACCGTCACCCGTCCGCTGCCCCTGCGCGGCAGCGCCCGCGTCGCCCTGGTCACGCTCTCCCTCGGCGACCGGGGCGAACTCCTCGACGCGGTGGACGAGCGATTCGGCGGCCTGGTCGTGGCGGCGTTCGGGGCGGGCCACGTGCCGACCTGGCTGGTCGAACCGCTCACCGCGCTCGCCGCGCGCATGCCCGTGGTCCTCGCCTCACGCACCGGCGCGGGCCCGCTGCTCGCCCACACCTACCGGGGGCCAGGATCCGAGTACGACATGCTCGGCCGCGGCCTCGTCTCCGCCGGGACGCTGGACGCCCCGAAGGCCCGGCTGTTGCTGTACGCGCTCCTCGCGGACGGCGCCGACCGGGCTCAAGTGGCCGACGCCTTCGCCGCGTTGGCGTAG
- a CDS encoding DUF2252 domain-containing protein, with product MATQEERARAGKAARKRASRSSHAAWIPSADRPDPVAVLERQGVDRVQELLPIRYGRMAASPFAFLRGAAAVMAGDLAVLRHTGLTVQLCGDAHLLNFGVFASPERALLFDLNDFDETCQGPFEWDVKRLAASVAVAARGNGAGENAARDAAQDAVTAYRKGMRRLAGLGELAVWYERVDAREALDLIRSPRHRKRAEAGLDHARGRTSLQALGKLTEVVDGARRIIHDPPLLEPAGAPDLAALRKIFGDYRSTLSEERRLLLDRYRFVDAARKVVGVGSVGTRCYIVLLAGRDPGDPLFLQIKEAVRSVVEEQLPSGPYLHPGHRVVAGQRLLQAAGDIFLGWMTGPQGRAFYWRQLRDMKGSADITAMSTAELRWYAGLCGTALARAHARSGDRLAIAAYLGGSDTFDRAVADFALRYAAQNARDHAALTTAIESGVIGALPGV from the coding sequence ATGGCGACCCAGGAGGAGCGCGCCCGTGCCGGCAAGGCGGCCCGCAAACGCGCCTCACGCTCCTCGCACGCGGCCTGGATCCCCTCCGCGGACCGCCCCGACCCGGTGGCCGTCCTGGAACGCCAGGGCGTGGACCGCGTCCAGGAACTCCTCCCCATCCGCTACGGCAGGATGGCCGCGTCCCCGTTCGCCTTCCTGCGCGGCGCCGCCGCCGTCATGGCGGGCGACCTCGCCGTACTGCGGCACACCGGCCTCACCGTGCAGCTCTGCGGCGACGCCCACCTGCTCAACTTCGGCGTCTTCGCCTCGCCGGAGCGCGCCCTGCTCTTCGACCTCAACGACTTCGACGAGACCTGCCAGGGCCCCTTCGAATGGGACGTCAAACGGCTCGCCGCCAGCGTCGCGGTCGCCGCACGGGGGAACGGGGCGGGCGAGAACGCGGCCCGCGACGCCGCCCAGGACGCCGTGACCGCCTACCGCAAGGGCATGCGGCGCCTGGCCGGACTCGGTGAACTCGCCGTCTGGTACGAGCGCGTCGACGCCCGCGAGGCGCTGGACCTCATCCGCTCCCCGCGCCACCGCAAGCGCGCCGAGGCGGGCCTCGACCACGCCCGGGGGCGCACCAGCCTCCAGGCGCTCGGCAAGCTCACCGAGGTCGTGGACGGCGCGCGGCGCATCATCCACGACCCGCCGCTGCTCGAACCCGCGGGCGCCCCCGACCTGGCCGCCCTGCGCAAGATCTTCGGCGACTACCGCTCCACGCTCTCCGAGGAGCGCCGCCTCCTGCTCGACCGCTACCGCTTCGTCGACGCCGCCCGCAAGGTCGTCGGGGTCGGCAGCGTCGGCACCCGCTGCTACATCGTGCTGCTCGCCGGGCGCGACCCCGGGGACCCGCTCTTCCTGCAGATCAAGGAGGCGGTGCGGTCCGTCGTCGAGGAACAGCTGCCGAGCGGGCCCTACCTCCACCCCGGGCACCGCGTGGTGGCGGGCCAGCGGCTGCTCCAGGCCGCGGGCGACATCTTCCTCGGCTGGATGACGGGGCCCCAGGGCCGCGCCTTCTACTGGCGCCAGCTGCGCGACATGAAGGGTTCCGCGGACATCACCGCCATGTCGACCGCCGAACTGCGCTGGTACGCCGGGCTCTGCGGCACGGCCCTGGCCCGCGCCCACGCCCGCTCCGGCGACCGCCTGGCGATAGCCGCCTACCTGGGCGGCTCCGACACCTTCGACCGCGCCGTGGCGGACTTCGCGCTGCGCTACGCGGCACAGAACGCCCGCGACCACGCGGCCCTGACCACGGCGATCGAATCAGGAGTGATCGGCGCGCTGCCGGGAGTCTGA
- a CDS encoding alpha/beta fold hydrolase has translation MTQQQPVGELPLLTTAQLPDGARFPVRALLAPAPDRFLPSGSGPAPGPPPAPAVLILPAMGTPARFYRRFARQLHDEGLTALTVDLRGQGESTPHVTDRAALDHGYRAVVEEDLPAIVSAVRAELGPEPPLHLLGHSLGGQLVLVHAALGVGPGVDGVVLVASGSVWFRAYGRLRGPALLLGELFAAAASTVLGRWPGRRFRFGGDQPKGVMRDWARQGRTGRYSGKGSALDYEAALRALDLPVLAVSVEGDTFAPPGALDHLVGKVPAARLTRRHYTAHEAGGRLDHFAWTRAGGALAKQVAAWATAEEAPGGAEQGRR, from the coding sequence ATGACCCAGCAGCAACCCGTCGGCGAGCTGCCGCTCCTGACCACCGCCCAACTCCCGGACGGCGCCCGCTTTCCCGTCCGCGCCCTGCTCGCCCCCGCCCCCGACCGCTTCCTGCCGTCGGGCTCGGGACCCGCGCCGGGGCCGCCGCCCGCGCCCGCCGTGCTGATCCTGCCCGCGATGGGCACGCCCGCCCGCTTCTACCGACGCTTCGCGCGCCAGCTCCACGACGAGGGGCTCACGGCGCTCACCGTCGACCTGCGCGGCCAGGGCGAGTCGACCCCGCACGTCACCGACCGCGCGGCCCTCGACCACGGCTACCGCGCCGTCGTCGAGGAGGACCTGCCCGCGATCGTCTCGGCGGTCCGCGCCGAGCTCGGCCCCGAGCCGCCCCTGCATCTGCTCGGTCACAGCCTGGGCGGTCAACTCGTTCTGGTGCACGCCGCGTTGGGCGTCGGGCCCGGCGTCGACGGGGTGGTCCTCGTCGCCTCGGGTTCCGTGTGGTTCCGGGCGTACGGACGGCTGCGCGGGCCCGCGCTGCTCCTCGGTGAGCTGTTCGCCGCTGCGGCGTCGACCGTCCTCGGCCGCTGGCCCGGCAGGCGGTTCCGTTTCGGCGGCGATCAGCCCAAGGGCGTCATGCGCGACTGGGCGAGACAGGGGCGCACCGGCCGCTACTCGGGCAAGGGCTCCGCGCTCGACTACGAGGCGGCGCTGCGCGCGCTCGACCTGCCGGTGCTCGCCGTGTCCGTGGAGGGCGACACCTTCGCACCGCCCGGCGCGCTCGACCACCTCGTCGGCAAGGTTCCGGCCGCCCGCCTCACCCGCCGCCACTACACCGCCCACGAGGCGGGCGGCCGCCTCGACCACTTCGCCTGGACCCGGGCGGGCGGCGCGCTCGCCAAGCAGGTCGCGGCGTGGGCGACCGCCGAGGAGGCACCCGGGGGCGCTGAGCAGGGGCGCCGATGA
- a CDS encoding arsenate reductase family protein, whose product MEIWINPACSKCRSALTLLDAEGADYTVRRYLDDVPTEDEIRAVLDRLGLEPWDITRTQEAAAKELGLADRAAWPRDASGRDRWIGALAEHPKLIQRPIITADDGTAVVARTEEAVRDALSR is encoded by the coding sequence ATGGAGATCTGGATCAACCCCGCCTGTTCGAAGTGCCGCAGCGCCCTCACCCTGCTCGACGCGGAGGGCGCCGACTACACCGTGCGCCGCTACCTGGACGACGTGCCCACCGAGGACGAGATCCGCGCCGTGCTCGACCGGCTCGGCCTCGAACCGTGGGACATCACCCGCACCCAGGAGGCCGCCGCCAAGGAGCTCGGCCTCGCCGACCGTGCGGCGTGGCCGCGCGACGCGTCGGGCCGCGACCGCTGGATCGGGGCGCTCGCCGAGCACCCCAAGCTGATCCAGCGCCCGATCATCACGGCGGACGACGGCACGGCCGTGGTGGCGCGGACCGAGGAGGCGGTGCGGGACGCACTGTCCCGCTGA
- the glnII gene encoding glutamine synthetase produces MTFKAEYIWIDGTAPTAKLRSKTKILADEAKGAELPLWGFDGSSTNQAKGHASDRVLKPVFTCPDPIRGGDDILVLCEVLNTDMTPHESNTRAELAEVEARFGAQEPIFGIEQEYTFFEGDRPLGFPVGGFPAAQGGYYCGVGADEIFGRDIVEAHLEHCLTAGLGISGINAEVMPGQWEFQVGPLAPLEVSDQLWIARWLLYRTAEDFKVSATLDPKPVKGDWNGAGAHTNFSTKAMREGYAPIITACEALGEGSKPLDHVKNYGAGIDDRLTGLHETAPWDEYKYGVSDRGASVRIPWQVEVEQKGYIEDRRPNANVDPYVVTRLLVDTCCAALEKAGQV; encoded by the coding sequence GTGACCTTCAAGGCTGAGTACATCTGGATCGACGGCACCGCGCCGACCGCCAAGCTCCGCTCCAAGACGAAGATCCTCGCGGACGAGGCGAAGGGCGCCGAGCTCCCGCTGTGGGGCTTCGACGGATCCAGCACGAACCAGGCCAAGGGTCATGCGTCCGACCGCGTCCTCAAGCCCGTCTTCACCTGCCCCGACCCGATCCGCGGCGGCGACGACATCCTCGTCCTGTGCGAGGTCCTCAACACGGACATGACGCCGCACGAGTCCAACACCCGTGCCGAGCTCGCCGAGGTCGAGGCCCGCTTCGGCGCGCAGGAGCCGATCTTCGGCATCGAGCAGGAGTACACCTTCTTCGAGGGCGACCGCCCGCTCGGCTTCCCCGTCGGCGGCTTCCCCGCCGCGCAGGGCGGCTACTACTGCGGCGTCGGCGCGGACGAGATCTTCGGCCGTGACATCGTCGAGGCGCACCTGGAGCACTGCCTCACGGCGGGCCTCGGCATCTCCGGCATCAACGCCGAAGTGATGCCGGGACAGTGGGAGTTCCAGGTCGGCCCGCTCGCCCCGCTCGAGGTCTCCGACCAGCTGTGGATCGCCCGCTGGCTGCTCTACCGCACCGCCGAGGACTTCAAGGTCTCCGCGACCCTGGACCCCAAGCCGGTCAAGGGCGACTGGAACGGCGCGGGCGCGCACACCAACTTCTCCACCAAGGCGATGCGCGAGGGCTACGCGCCGATCATCACCGCCTGCGAGGCCCTCGGCGAGGGCTCCAAGCCCCTCGACCACGTCAAGAACTACGGCGCGGGCATCGACGACCGCCTCACCGGGCTGCACGAGACCGCCCCGTGGGACGAGTACAAGTACGGCGTCTCCGACCGGGGTGCCTCGGTCCGCATCCCGTGGCAGGTCGAGGTGGAGCAGAAGGGCTACATCGAGGACCGCCGTCCGAACGCCAACGTCGACCCGTACGTCGTGACGCGGCTCCTGGTCGACACCTGCTGCGCCGCCCTGGAGAAGGCCGGGCAGGTCTGA
- a CDS encoding winged helix-turn-helix domain-containing protein: MANSRSFSVSASSSALTAPVSPARGRLRAVAPDEVVQISDFLPPGATWLPAPQHTLPSLPGQPPMVGYLVLVPAGQEPVAAEPVVPDVRPAATGPVRIDTVQRAAEVDGRALDLTYLEFELLAHLVAHPHRVHTRDQLVTTVWGYGHVGDGRTVDVHIARLRRKLGADHRRTIQTVRRVGYKYAPPSVGASTQH; encoded by the coding sequence ATGGCGAACTCCCGTTCCTTCTCCGTCTCCGCCTCCTCCTCCGCCCTCACCGCTCCCGTCTCCCCCGCCCGGGGACGACTGCGGGCCGTGGCCCCCGACGAGGTCGTGCAGATCTCCGACTTCCTGCCGCCGGGCGCCACTTGGCTGCCCGCGCCGCAGCACACCCTGCCGAGCCTGCCCGGACAGCCCCCGATGGTCGGCTACCTCGTCCTGGTGCCCGCCGGGCAGGAGCCCGTCGCCGCGGAACCCGTCGTCCCCGACGTCAGGCCCGCCGCCACCGGGCCCGTCAGGATCGACACGGTGCAGCGCGCCGCCGAGGTGGACGGGCGCGCGCTCGACCTCACGTACCTGGAGTTCGAGCTGCTCGCCCATCTCGTCGCGCACCCCCACCGGGTGCACACCCGCGACCAGTTGGTGACCACGGTGTGGGGCTACGGCCACGTGGGCGACGGACGCACCGTCGACGTGCACATCGCCAGGCTGCGCCGCAAGCTCGGCGCCGACCACCGCAGGACGATCCAGACGGTGCGACGGGTCGGCTACAAGTACGCGCCGCCCTCCGTCGGCGCCTCGACGCAGCACTGA
- a CDS encoding NAD-dependent epimerase/dehydratase family protein, whose amino-acid sequence MRLLMLGGTEFVGRAVTEAALARGWEVTVFHRGHHPAPEGTRALHGDRLADGGLAALADGEWDVVVDTWSAAPRVVRESAGLLAGRAGRYVYVSSGSVYRYPGAAGSAEDFPVVDGDPDAGATAYAEDKRGGELAALAEFGAERTLLARAGLILGPYENIGRLPWWLNRVARGGPVLAPGPRDMGIQYIDVRDLAEWIVDAAAAGLHGPYNLVSPVAHTTMGELLEACVAVAGAEDAELRWTSPEVIAAAGIEPWMELPVWVPPVGELYDTLHVTSVDKAVAAGLRARPVAETVRDTWDWLRSLGGVAPQRGDRPVVGLDPAKEAKVLGL is encoded by the coding sequence ATGAGACTTCTGATGCTGGGTGGTACGGAGTTCGTGGGACGCGCGGTCACCGAGGCGGCCCTCGCCCGGGGTTGGGAGGTGACCGTCTTCCACCGCGGTCATCACCCGGCGCCCGAGGGCACCCGGGCCCTGCACGGCGACCGCCTTGCCGACGGCGGCCTCGCCGCGCTCGCCGACGGCGAGTGGGACGTGGTGGTCGACACCTGGTCGGCGGCGCCGCGGGTGGTGCGCGAGTCGGCCGGGCTGCTCGCGGGCCGCGCGGGGCGGTACGTCTACGTGTCCAGCGGATCCGTGTACCGCTATCCCGGCGCGGCCGGATCCGCCGAGGACTTCCCCGTGGTGGACGGCGATCCGGACGCGGGGGCGACGGCGTACGCGGAGGACAAGCGGGGCGGCGAGCTCGCCGCCCTCGCCGAGTTCGGAGCCGAGCGGACGCTGCTCGCGCGGGCGGGGCTGATCCTCGGCCCGTACGAGAACATCGGGCGGCTGCCGTGGTGGCTGAACCGGGTCGCGCGGGGAGGTCCCGTGCTCGCCCCCGGGCCCCGGGACATGGGCATCCAGTACATCGACGTACGGGATCTCGCGGAGTGGATCGTCGACGCGGCGGCGGCCGGGCTACACGGCCCCTACAACCTGGTCTCGCCCGTCGCGCACACGACGATGGGGGAGCTTCTCGAGGCGTGTGTCGCCGTGGCGGGGGCGGAGGACGCGGAGCTGCGGTGGACGTCGCCCGAGGTGATCGCCGCCGCGGGGATCGAGCCGTGGATGGAGCTGCCGGTGTGGGTGCCTCCGGTCGGTGAGCTGTACGACACGTTGCACGTCACGTCCGTGGACAAGGCGGTGGCCGCGGGGCTGCGGGCCCGGCCCGTCGCCGAGACCGTGCGCGACACGTGGGACTGGCTCCGGAGCCTCGGCGGGGTCGCTCCCCAGCGGGGGGACCGGCCGGTCGTGGGGCTCGACCCCGCCAAGGAGGCGAAGGTGCTGGGGCTTTGA
- a CDS encoding MMPL family transporter, producing MRRNLAARLGVWSAHHRKTAILGWLLFVVLATVIGGASGMVTASEDEMGVGESGRAETILKDAGIDEPAGELVMVGTRTADGWRDAAADLSKALTATGEVRDVQAPLPSKDGKDALLRFEIKGPSDEAVDRVQPVLDAVARAKEDGAADGVSVYQFGDASSQKHLSDLLADDLKKAEFTAVPLALGILLVAFGAVVAALLPVGLALTACVGAFGLLSLASHQLHLFETTYSVMFLMGLAVGVDYCLFYLRRERDERAAGHDADTALRIAAATSGRAVLVSGLTVMVAMAGMFLSGLLLFKGFALATILVVCVAMLGSVTVLPALLAGLGDRIDAGRIPFLNRRSRRGAHAGGAMAGRVLRPVLNHPRFFAVAAAVVLLALAAPALGMKTEQLGLEKQFGSDAPLSVSYEKITEKFPGGPAPARVVVEADDIQAQPVRAALGSLTKKAGENAELTVHKASNVAEIAVPLPGDGTDAEAKKALRELRDDTVPAAFDGVEAHAYVGGDLASSEDFSDQLSKGIVPVFAFIAAVTFLLMLFSFRSLVIAVTSIALNLLSVGAAYGVMTAVFQHGWGAELIGSEKVGAIENWMPLFVLVVLFGLSMDYHVFVVSRIRESRDRGMDNRSAIREGITRTAGAVTGAAVIMVAVFAVFGTLSMQDMQQMGVGLGVAVLLDATLVRMILLPSLMTLLGDRNWHTPRWLSWLPKVSHGEEEAPTSWAGVPHGGSRPSDNAPVPTNR from the coding sequence ATGCGGCGCAACCTCGCGGCACGACTCGGTGTGTGGAGCGCACACCACAGGAAGACGGCCATCCTCGGCTGGCTGCTCTTCGTGGTCCTCGCCACGGTCATCGGCGGGGCCTCCGGCATGGTCACCGCCTCCGAGGACGAGATGGGGGTCGGCGAATCGGGCCGGGCCGAGACGATCCTCAAGGACGCGGGCATCGACGAGCCCGCGGGCGAACTCGTCATGGTCGGCACGCGGACGGCCGACGGCTGGCGGGACGCGGCGGCCGACCTGTCGAAGGCGCTGACCGCCACCGGCGAGGTGCGCGACGTCCAGGCGCCGCTGCCCTCGAAGGACGGCAAGGACGCGCTGCTCCGCTTCGAGATCAAGGGCCCGTCCGACGAGGCCGTCGACCGCGTGCAGCCCGTGCTCGACGCGGTCGCGCGGGCCAAGGAGGACGGGGCCGCGGACGGCGTCTCCGTCTACCAGTTCGGCGACGCGAGCTCCCAGAAGCACCTCTCCGACCTGCTCGCCGACGACTTGAAGAAGGCCGAGTTCACCGCGGTGCCGCTGGCCCTCGGCATTCTCCTGGTCGCCTTCGGGGCCGTGGTCGCCGCGCTGCTCCCGGTGGGCCTCGCGCTCACCGCGTGCGTGGGCGCCTTCGGTCTGCTCTCGCTCGCCAGCCACCAGCTGCACCTGTTCGAGACGACCTACTCGGTGATGTTCCTGATGGGCCTCGCGGTCGGCGTCGACTACTGCCTCTTCTACCTGCGGCGCGAGCGCGACGAGCGGGCTGCGGGGCACGACGCGGACACCGCGCTGCGGATCGCGGCGGCCACCAGCGGCCGGGCCGTCCTGGTCTCGGGCCTGACGGTGATGGTCGCGATGGCGGGCATGTTCCTCTCCGGCCTGCTCCTCTTCAAGGGCTTCGCGCTCGCCACCATCCTCGTGGTGTGCGTGGCGATGCTCGGCTCCGTCACCGTCCTGCCCGCGCTGCTCGCCGGGCTCGGCGACCGCATCGACGCGGGCCGCATCCCCTTCCTGAACCGGCGCTCCCGGCGCGGCGCCCACGCCGGTGGCGCCATGGCGGGGCGCGTCCTGCGGCCCGTCCTGAACCACCCGAGGTTCTTCGCCGTCGCCGCCGCCGTGGTGCTGCTCGCGCTCGCCGCGCCCGCGCTCGGCATGAAGACCGAACAGCTGGGCCTGGAGAAGCAGTTCGGCTCCGACGCGCCGCTCTCCGTCTCGTACGAGAAGATCACCGAGAAGTTCCCCGGCGGTCCCGCCCCGGCCAGGGTGGTCGTCGAGGCCGACGACATCCAGGCGCAGCCGGTGCGCGCCGCGCTCGGCTCGCTGACGAAGAAGGCGGGCGAGAACGCCGAACTCACCGTCCACAAGGCGTCGAACGTCGCCGAGATCGCGGTCCCGCTGCCGGGCGACGGTACCGACGCCGAGGCGAAGAAGGCCCTGCGTGAACTGCGCGACGACACCGTGCCCGCGGCCTTCGACGGGGTGGAAGCCCACGCCTACGTCGGCGGTGACCTGGCCTCGTCCGAGGACTTCAGCGACCAGCTCAGCAAGGGCATCGTCCCGGTCTTCGCCTTCATCGCCGCGGTGACCTTCCTCCTGATGCTGTTCAGCTTCCGCTCGCTGGTGATCGCGGTGACGTCGATCGCGCTCAACCTGCTGTCGGTGGGCGCCGCCTACGGCGTGATGACCGCGGTCTTCCAGCACGGCTGGGGCGCGGAGCTGATCGGCTCGGAGAAGGTCGGCGCGATCGAGAACTGGATGCCGCTGTTCGTCCTGGTCGTCCTCTTCGGACTCTCCATGGACTACCACGTCTTCGTGGTCTCCCGGATCCGCGAGTCCCGCGACCGGGGCATGGACAACCGCTCGGCGATCCGCGAGGGCATCACCCGCACGGCGGGCGCGGTGACGGGGGCGGCCGTGATCATGGTGGCGGTCTTCGCGGTCTTCGGCACGCTGTCCATGCAGGACATGCAGCAGATGGGCGTGGGCCTCGGGGTGGCGGTCCTCCTGGACGCGACGCTGGTCCGGATGATCCTGCTCCCGTCCCTGATGACCCTCCTGGGCGACCGCAACTGGCACACCCCGCGCTGGCTCTCCTGGCTGCCGAAGGTCTCGCACGGCGAGGAAGAGGCGCCCACGTCGTGGGCAGGCGTTCCGCACGGTGGATCCCGGCCCAGTGATAACGCCCCGGTGCCGACCAACCGTTGA
- a CDS encoding sensor histidine kinase: MGTSRVGGAVIAGARGLYLAVVSLAGGIIFFVNAVLAIAFIPLGIGVLTTPLVLTYLRKYANLRRVQAGEWSDVHIPIPYRPFPPNMRRGLMGQVDRCHLMLKDPATWRDLQWLLVDMTAGFVVAIFAPALLLYMLYGWVLAFGVWEPIYNAGGGEWYAFIHVTSQTDANYAAALGTALFVLGIFVNPALIRTHFRLARTFIAPTTSMRERELALRVDHLTETRHDAVDTSAAELRRIERDLHDGAQARLVAMGMDLGTIEALVESNPAKAKELLAKARQNSGEALTELRDLVRGIHPPVLAERGLGDAVKALALRLPVSTEVDVELRGRAEAPVESAAYFAVSESLTNVIKHAGADRIWVDLHHSEGMLRIAVTDNGKGGAALGTGSGLSGIERRLGTFDGVLAVSSPVGGPTMVTMEIPCELS; this comes from the coding sequence ATGGGGACATCACGGGTGGGAGGGGCCGTGATAGCGGGTGCGCGCGGCCTGTATCTGGCGGTCGTCTCGCTGGCCGGCGGGATCATCTTCTTCGTCAACGCGGTCCTGGCGATCGCCTTCATCCCCCTGGGCATCGGCGTGCTCACCACACCGCTGGTGCTCACCTACCTGCGCAAGTACGCCAACCTGCGCCGCGTCCAGGCCGGTGAGTGGTCGGACGTCCACATACCGATCCCGTACCGGCCCTTCCCGCCGAACATGCGGCGGGGACTCATGGGACAGGTCGACCGCTGCCACCTGATGCTGAAGGACCCGGCGACCTGGCGCGATCTGCAGTGGCTGCTCGTCGACATGACCGCGGGCTTCGTCGTCGCGATCTTCGCGCCCGCGCTGCTCCTCTACATGCTGTACGGCTGGGTGCTCGCCTTCGGCGTGTGGGAGCCCATCTACAACGCGGGCGGCGGCGAGTGGTACGCCTTCATCCACGTCACCTCGCAGACCGACGCGAACTACGCGGCCGCGCTCGGCACGGCCCTGTTCGTCCTCGGGATCTTCGTGAACCCCGCCCTCATCCGCACCCACTTCCGCCTCGCGCGTACGTTCATCGCCCCCACCACGAGCATGCGCGAGCGTGAACTGGCGCTGCGCGTCGACCACTTGACGGAGACCCGGCACGACGCCGTGGACACCTCGGCCGCCGAGCTGCGCCGCATCGAGCGCGATCTGCACGACGGGGCGCAGGCCCGACTGGTCGCCATGGGCATGGACCTCGGCACCATCGAGGCGCTCGTCGAGTCGAACCCCGCCAAGGCCAAGGAACTGCTCGCCAAGGCCAGGCAGAACTCCGGCGAGGCCCTCACCGAACTGCGCGACCTGGTCCGCGGCATCCACCCGCCGGTCCTCGCCGAACGCGGCCTCGGCGACGCGGTCAAGGCCCTCGCGCTGCGGCTCCCCGTCAGCACCGAGGTCGACGTAGAACTGCGGGGCAGGGCCGAGGCGCCGGTCGAGTCGGCGGCGTACTTCGCGGTCAGCGAGTCCCTGACGAACGTCATCAAGCACGCGGGCGCCGACCGCATCTGGGTCGACCTGCACCACTCCGAGGGCATGCTGCGCATCGCGGTCACCGACAACGGCAAGGGCGGCGCCGCCCTCGGCACCGGATCAGGGCTGAGCGGGATCGAACGCCGACTCGGTACATTCGACGGCGTACTGGCCGTCAGCAGCCCGGTTGGCGGCCCGACCATGGTGACCATGGAGATCCCTTGCGAGTTGTCCTAG
- a CDS encoding LuxR C-terminal-related transcriptional regulator: protein MRVVLAEDLFLLRDGLVRMLEAFDFEIAAAVESGPELTKALAELQPDVAVVDVRLPPSHTDEGLQCALAARRAKPGLPVLVLSQHVEQLYARELLADGTGGVGYLLKDRVFDAAQFIDAVRRVAAGGTAMDPQVIQQLLSRRSADQPLGALTPREREVLELMAQGRSNAAIAAQLVVTERAIAKHTSNIFGKLDLPVSDDDNRRVLAVLAYLDQGR from the coding sequence TTGCGAGTTGTCCTAGCCGAAGACCTCTTCCTGCTGCGCGACGGCCTGGTGCGGATGCTGGAGGCATTCGACTTCGAGATCGCCGCCGCGGTGGAGAGCGGGCCCGAACTCACCAAGGCCCTCGCGGAGTTGCAGCCGGACGTCGCCGTCGTCGACGTCCGGCTTCCGCCGTCCCACACCGACGAGGGCCTCCAGTGCGCGCTCGCCGCGCGCCGGGCCAAGCCGGGCCTGCCGGTCCTCGTCCTCTCGCAGCACGTGGAGCAGCTGTACGCCCGCGAGCTGCTCGCCGACGGCACCGGCGGCGTCGGCTACCTCCTCAAGGACCGGGTCTTCGACGCCGCACAGTTCATCGACGCCGTACGCAGGGTGGCGGCGGGCGGCACCGCGATGGACCCGCAGGTGATCCAGCAGCTCCTCTCCCGGCGCTCCGCCGACCAGCCGCTCGGCGCGCTCACCCCGCGCGAGCGCGAGGTCCTCGAACTCATGGCGCAGGGCCGGTCGAACGCGGCGATCGCGGCGCAACTCGTGGTCACGGAACGGGCCATCGCCAAACACACGTCCAACATCTTCGGGAAACTCGATCTCCCCGTTTCCGACGACGACAATCGGCGTGTGCTCGCGGTGCTTGCGTATTTGGACCAGGGACGCTGA